The following are encoded in a window of Lates calcarifer isolate ASB-BC8 linkage group LG20, TLL_Latcal_v3, whole genome shotgun sequence genomic DNA:
- the LOC108893384 gene encoding insulin-like, producing MATLWLHTASLLILLVMSCPGSQATATHYLCGAHLVDALYFICGERGFFYMPRSDNNPVQQFVPPKEGRAVSVGGENGVTEFASQDHMEMMVKRSIVEQCCHRPCSIFELQNYCY from the exons ATGGCGACACTGTGGCTCCATACTGCTTCTCTGCTGATCTTACTGGTCATGTCGTGCCCAGGCTCTCAAGCCACTGCCACACATTACCTGTGTGGCGCTCACCTCGTCGATGCCCTTTATTTCATCTGTGGGGAAAGAGGTTTTTTCTACATGCCAAGGAGCGACAACAACCCTGTGCAGC AATTCGTCCCTCCAAAGGAAGGCAGAGCAGTATCAGTGGGCGGTGAGAATGGGGTCACCGAGTTTGCCTCCCAGGACCATATGGAGATGATGGTGAAGCGAAGCATTGTGGAGCAATGCTGCCACAGACCCTGCAGCATCTTTGAACTGCAGAACTACTGCTACTGA